Genomic window (Saccharothrix australiensis):
TTCCGGGGGCCAGGACGATGTCGAAGCGGGCGCGGGCCCAGGTCCGGTCTCCGAGGTCGCGGCCGTCCGGGGTCGGTGTTCCGGCGGGCTGTTCGACGAAGTCCTCGACCAACGAGTCCCGGACGCCGAACACCGCGTCCTGCTCCAGCAGGTCGTCGCCCCGGACGAAGATGTGGGTGACCAGGGTCCGCATCCCCGCCGCGCTCACCATGAAGTGCAGGTGCGCGGCGCGCATCGGGGACCGGCCCGTCGCCCGCAGGAGCCCGCCGACCGGGCCGTCGTGCGGAATCGGGTAGGGCGTGGGCGTCAGGGCCCAGAAGCGGTAGCCGCCGTGCTCGTCCGTGTGGAGGTGGCCGCGCGCGGCGACCCTGCCGTCGGCGTACTGCACGTCGTAGAAGCCGTCGTCGTCGGCCTCCCACACCTCGATCCGCGCGCCCGGCACCGGACGGCCGGCCACGTCGGTGACCCGTCCTTCGACCCAGCACGGCTGCCCCCGGGCACCGCCGGAGATGTCGCCGCCCCGCTCGACCTCCGGCGCGTCGTCGACGAAGAACGGCCCGAACACCGTGGCCTCGGTCTCCCCCGCGACGGCTTCGTTGTTGACGGTCACCGTCTGCATGGAGGCGCCGAGCACGTCGGACAGCAGGATGAACTCCTGCCGCCGGTCGTCGGTGATGTGCCCCACGGCGGTGAGGAACCCGATCGCCTTGGCCCACTCGTCCTGGGTGAGGCGGACTTCGCGGATGAAGGCGTGCAGGTGCTCGGTGAGCGAGCACATCAGCTCACGCAGCCGGTCGTCCTCGGTGCCCGAGAAGCTGGCGAGCACCCGGTCGGTGAGCGCGCGTTCGCGCCTGGCCTGCTCGTCGTGGTCGGTGCTCATGGTCGTGGCTCCTCCGCGGGGTCGGCTCCCGTCCAGGCGTTGCGCAGCAGCGCGGCCAGGGACTCCCTCGTTACCGGACGCGGGTTCGACTCCGGCACTACGGGCAGGACGAGATCCACGGCTTCGTCCAAATCGGACTCACGCATCCCGTGGTCCCGCAACGCGACGGGTGCGTCGAGGGTGCGGCGCAGCGCCGCGAGCCCGCGAACCGGGTCGGTGGCGCCGAGCGCGGATGCGATGCGCCGCGCCGCTTCCGGTGCGGCGGGCGCGTTGTAGGCGAGGACGTGCGGCAGCACGACCGCGTGGGTCCGGGCGTGCGGGAGGTCGTATGCGCCACCCAGGACGTGGCAGACCTTGTGGTGCAGACCGGAACCGGCGGAGGCGAAGGCGACGGCCGACAGGTACGCGCCGTACAGGCACTGCTCGTGTCCGGCCAGGTCGCCGGGATCGGCCTTGACCACCGGGAGACCGGCCGCGAGCGCGCGGACCCCCTCGACGGCGAGCGCCTGGTTGATCGGGTCGGTGCGGGGAGCCCACATCGCGTCGACGCCGTGCGCGACCGCGTTGAGCCCGGACGCGACGCTCGACTCCACCGGCAGGGTCGCGAGCAGCGTCGCGTCGTAGACCACGGCGGCGGGCAGGACCCGGGCGTCGACGCCCGTCGTCTTGCGCGCGGCCTCGGTCAGGCCCCACACCGGCGTCGCCTCGGAGCCGGCGTACGTGGTCGGCACGGCGATGACCGGCAGGCCGCTGGTGAGCGCGACGGCCTTGGCCAGACCGGTCGTCGACCCGCCGCCGATGCACACCAGCAGGTCGACGCCGTGGTTCCGCGCGGCGGCCCGCGCCTCCTCCGCCTTCTCGACCGGCACGTGGGGCGCCACGTCGGTGTGCACCAGCGCAGGCTCGAAACCCCGGCAGAGCGCCGCCGCGGTCTCCGGCTTGTCCGCGATCACCATCACGGTGGGGCTGCCGAACCGGGCGACCTCGGAACGCAGGTTCTCGGCGGCTCTGCCCGACGCGAACAGGACGCGTTGGGCGAGCGTGTCGTGTGCGAATTCCAGCACGGTGTCCTCGCGAGGTGGAAGTGGACGGCGGGTCAAGCCGCGTCGGGGCGCGGAGTGGGCTGGTAGGCGAGCAACAACCACGTGCCGTTCTCCCTGACCCACACGGCGATCGAGTTGTTGACCAGCCGTTTCCTCTTGCCGCCCGCGGTGATGCTCGCGTTCATCCGCCCGACCACGACGGCTGTGTCACCGGTCACCAGGACGTCGTCGACCGGGTGGTCCACCTGGTGGTAGACGTAGTGGCCCGACGCGCACTTGTCGAGGTAGGACCCGATCGAGTCCCGGCTGCCGTCGGAATGGGTGTACACGAGGTCCGGGTGGCACAACTCGCGGAACGCGTCGAACTCCGCGTCGACCACGGCCCGGTACCGCCGGGCCTCCAGTTCGAGGATCCGCGCCTTCGCGGCGGCTACGTCGGCCGGCACGTGCTGCGTCATCTGGGTGCTCCCCCGGCGGCGATTGTCGATGTCAACGCCGACGGTAGGCGCGCCTTCGCTTCCTGTCAATCAATACTGGACATGTGCCGAGGCCGTCCTTGGCGGCCGACGACGAACCAGATCGCCACGCACGTCTCGTCGAACGGGTTGCTGAGCCGGTGCGGGATCGACGAGTCGAAGTTCAGGCTGTCGCCGGGGAAGAGCACCTGGCGCGCGAAGGCGACCTGCACCTCCAGACGCCCGGCGAGGACGTGGACGTACTCCTTGCCCCCGTGGTTCATGAGGTTGTCCACCGGGCACGACTCGGTGCCCGGTGGGTAGGTCACCCGCAGGAACTCGACGTCGGGGTCGTCCTCGGGCGTCAGGCGCTCCCACCGCACCCCGTTCAGGTACAGGTCGGGCCGTTCTCCCGCCCGTTGCAGACCGGGCAGGGCACCGACCTCCGGCAGCGCCACGACCTGCGACGGTCCCTCCGCGCCAGGGGCGGGGACCACGCCGGCGTGGCGCGATCCGGCGTCACCGGCCATCAGGGAGTCCAGCGACAAGCCCAGCTCGCGCACCATCGCGTACAGCGTTCCCACCGACGGGGCGGCGCGCCCCAGTTCCACCTGCGAGACGAAGCTGGGGGAAAGGCCGACGCGGCGGGCCATCTCCCGGAGCGACATCTTCGCCGCCTCGCGGGCGGCGCGCAGGCGCAGGCCGACTCGCGCGTTCCGGTCCTGCGCGGCGCCGTCGGCGGGTTCGACGCCCCCGGGCTCCGATGCCGGCTGACGTCCCGCGTCGTCCGTGCTCGCCGTGGCGCTCATTCCCCGTCCCCGTCCTCCATCGCTTCGGCACTACTGCACGCGACCGTGCGTGTCGATTGTGCATGGCGGCCGTGCGGCCTGCGTCGGCACCACTTCCGGGGTGAACATGTGAAGTGCTACTGTACAGTTCGTCGGAGCCGATGCCGGACGTCCGTCTCGCCGAGGAGACCGCCACATGCCACGAACGATGAGGGCCGCCCTGTATCACGGGGCCCGCGACATCCGCGTCGAGGAGGTGCCGGTGCCCACGACCGGCCCCGGCGAGGTGCTGATCCGGGTGCTGCGCTCGGGCGTCCGCGGCACCGACGCGGCGGAGTGGACATCCGGTCCGAAGACGTTCCCCGCCGCACGCAGGCATCCCGTCAGCGGTCACCTTGGACCACTGATCCCCGGTCACGAGTTCGTGGGCGAGGTCGTCGAAGCCGATCCGACGTCCGACCTCGCGGTCGGTGACCTCGTCGCGAGCGGCGCGGGCATCTGGTGCGGGCGGTGCCGCCGGTGCCGGGAGGGGCGCACCAACCAGTGCGCCGCCTACCGGACCCTCGGCCTCAACGTCCACGGCGGCATGGCCGAGTTCGTCGCGGCACCGTCCAGGACACTGCGCCGCGTCCCCGCGGGGCTGTCCGCCGACCACGCCGCACTCGCACAGCCGTTGGCCGTGGGGGTCCACGCCGCCCGCCGTTCCGGCGCCCGCGACGGCGACACCGTCGTGGTCATCGGCGCAGGCGCGATCGGGTCCTTCGTGCTGGCGGCGCTCAAGCACCTCGGAACCGGTGAGGTCCTGGTCGTCGACCACCCCGGCAGGCGGCTCGACCGGGCGTCGCGGCTCGGCGCCGACCACGTCCTGCCACCGTCGGAGACACTCGACGCCGACGTGGTGGACGCGCTGGGCGGCGCGCCCGACGTGGTCGTCGAGGCCAGCGGGGCACCGGGGCAGCTGGCCGCGGCGCTGCGCACGGTGACCGACGGCGGTCGGGTGCTGGCCGTCGGCGTGCCCGAGCGCCAACCCGCGCTGGACGTCCGGTCGATGGTCTACCGCGAGATCACCCTCGACACGACGCTCGCGCACATCTGCGACACCGACCTGCCCGTGGCGCTGGAGATCCTCGCCCGGGGACAGCTCGGCGCCGAACTCGCCGAGACCCCGGTCGGACTCGACCGGCTGGGCGAATCGCTCGACCGCCTGGCAGCCGGTCACGTCGAGGGCAAGGTGCTCGTCGACCCCGGCCTCGCACAGGGCTCGTCAACGCACCGGTTGTCGAGGGATCCCGCACCGCGACCACGCAATCCCAGGAGGAAACCGTGCTGATCGGATTCGCCGGTCTCGGCCGGATGGGCCGGCCGATGGCAGCCAACCTGACGCGCGCCGGCCACACCGTGCTCGCCTACGACCCCTACGCGGACGGCGCGCCCGAGGGCGTGACCCTCCTGGGTTCCGCGACCGGGCTCGTGGACGCACCGCTGACGATCAGCATGTTGCCCGACGGCGCCACGACCCGGCATCTCGTCGTGAACGGGCTGGCCGCAGCCGCGCAAGGGCACCTGCACGTGGTGATGGGCACCGTCGCTCCGGAACTCGTGCGCGAGCTGGCCGGCACCGCGCCCGTCGACGTCGTCGACGCGCCGGTGTCCGGCAGCGTGTCGATGGCCGGGACCGCGGCCATCACCACGATGGTGGGAGGCACCGCCGAGCAGTTCGAACGAGTCCGCCCGGTCCTGCGGGCGATGACCTCCGCCCAGTTCCACGCCGGGCCGGTCGGCTCCGGGTCGGTGGCCAAGCTCGCGGTCAACGCCGTGCTCGCCACGCTCAACCAGGGCGTCGCGGAAGGGCTGCTCGTCGCCGAGGCCGGTGGACTCGACCCCAAGGTCTTCTACGACGTGCTGCGCACCAGCGCGGCCGGCGCACCGTACGTCGGCTACAAGGAAACGGCCTACCTCTCGCCGGAGACCGCCGGCGTCGCCGCCCCGGTGTCCCTCATCCGCAAGGACCTCGGGCTGGCGCTCGACCTGGTCCGCGCCAAGCGACTCGACCTGCCGGGCGTCCGGGCCGCCCGCACCGTCCTGGACGACGCGACCGCGGCCGGGCTCGGCGAGGCCGACATGGCACGGGTCCTCACGGTGCTCCGCCTGCGCAACGGCCGCTGACCCCTCCCCGTCCTCGACGGACCGTTCCGGCACCGCCCACCCGGCCGGCGGTCCCGGCCGCTTTCGCCTGCAACTCGACGTAGAGGTGCGAAAATGCGACGTACTCGTTGGATCGTCCTGGGCGGGTGCTTCCTCGCCTACTTGTTCGACGCGCTGGAGATCGTCCTGCTGTCCGTGGCGCTGCCGGCGATCCGGCAGGGACCTGGGCCTGTCGGTGACCCGGGGCGGACTCCTCGCCACCGCCACGCTGCTGGGCATCGGCGTCAGCAGCGTGACCGGCGGCTACGTCGCGGACAACTTCGGTCGCAAGAAGGCGTTGATCGCGTCGTTGGTCGTCTTCGGCGCGTTCACGGCGTTGCTCGCGGTCGTGCCGAGCTTCCCGGTCTTCCTGCTCCTGCGGTTCCTCGCCGGGATCGGGCTGAGCGCGGTGTGGAGCGTCGTGTCGGCCTACGTCGTCGAGACGTGGCCGAGTGGGAGCCGAGGCCGCGCCGCCGCGTTCGTGATCAGCGCCTTCCCCGCCGGAGGCGCGCTCGCCGCCACCGTCTCCGGCTGGTTCCTGCCGGACTGGCGGCTGATGTTCCTCGTCGCCGGCGCGGCGGCCGTCCTCCCCGTTCTCGTCGTCGCCTTCTTCTTCCACGAGTCGGTCGGCTGGACGGCACAACGGTCCGAACACCCCGTCGGCGCGGTTTCCGTGCGCCACGTGCTGGATGGGCCCCTGCGCCGCACCACCTTCCTGGGCACCCTGATGGCCGCGCTGGCCCTGACCGGGTACTGGGGCGCGACGACGTGGCTGCCCACCTACCTCACCACCACCCGCGGCCTGCCCGCCGAGGCCGTGGCGCTGTTCATCACGATCCTGAACCTCGGGATGTTCCTGGGCTACAACGGTTTCGGCCTGCTCGCCGACAAGTTCGGTCGCCGCCGGACGATCGTCCTCACCCTCGTCGGCGTGGCGCTCACCATGCCCGTCTACGCCCTCACCACCCACCAGGCCGCCCTGCTCTGGCTGGGCCCGCTGTTCGGCGCGTTCACCGCCTTCTTCGGCCTCTTCGGGTCCTACCTCGGGGAACTGTTCCCCACCCGCGCCCGCGCCACCGGTGCCGGGTTCTGCTTCAACGTCGGCCGCGGCGCGTCGGCGTTCGCGCCCTTCGCCCTCGCCGGACTGGCCGGCGTCGTCGGGTTCAGCGGCGGACTCGTGGTGTGCGCCGGGTTCTTCGCCCTGGCGGCCGTCGTCGCGCTCCTGCTGCCCCGCGCCGGCGAACCCGGCACCACCGGGAGTTCACCCATGGTGGTTTCGCACCTGCGGTCGTGATGCCGACACCCCCGTCGGTCCACATGATGGTGCACCGATCCCCGCGTCGATCGCGACCGGTCCGACACCCGCACGAACCGCAACCGCACAACCGTCGGAGAATCCCATGCCCAACGCCCCCGCCATCCGGACCTTGATCAACGGCCGGTGGGTCGCCCGCGACGAGGTCCTGGCCTGGGAGGCGGCCCGCCTGCCCAAGGCGGCCCGCAAGATCGGGCTCCCCGTCCCCGGCGGCAGCCCGGCCCGCCGTCGGGCGGCGTTCGCCGAGAGCAAGCTGGCGCTCGGCGCGGACGAGATCCGCCGCCGCCTCCACCGCGACACCCGCCTCGCCGACACGATCGCCCGCACGGCCACCCGCCTGTCCCGAGGGCACCGCGCCACCAGCGTGTGCGACCTCCACGTCACCGGCGGCAGCGCCGAGGACTTCGTCCGCTGGTTCGCCGACACCGACCGCGCCGACTACACCCGCGGCATGATCGCCGCGAACCCCGACCACTTCCTCATCGACACCGCCGAGGGCGGCCGGCAGGAAGTGGTGGAAACGACCGGCGGCAGCCCCCTGGCCACCCGCTTCTTCGTCGACTACGACGACACGGCCTCACTGGTGACACCGAGGGACCCCGCCTTCCCCCTCGACCTGTCCGGTGCCGCCCGCGACGGGCGCGGCCACCTCATGGGCGGCGTCCGCCACGAGTTCCGCGACGAGCCCGACGGCTTCCACGCCCGCCTGCGCGTCGAGTTCCCGGCGTTCACCGCCCCGCACATGATCAACCGACACCGCTGGCACCTGGCGTGCGAGTTCGGCAACTGGATCGAATTCGCATTCACCGGCAACCAGTAGCCGGCCCACGAACCACCCGGTCCTGAGCACAGATCCATGGCCGGTCCAGGCGGTGGAACCAGCTGCTCCGAGGAGTTCGGTGGGTCGGAGAACGCGTCGCGCACGGCCGCGAGCCGGAAGGCGCCCTCGCCGGTGCGGAGCCGGGTGGCGTCGGTGGCCCACAACCGGTCCGGCGCCGGCGCGGTGAAGTCCCGGTCCACCCGATCGGACGCCGGTGCGGCCCGCGGACCCCGTCTGGAAAGCCACCGAGCTACCAGGGGGACCTCGACCTTCGCACTCGTCCCGTCGAAAGTTTGGGCGTGTCCGCTGGGTTCGACCGACTGCTGCGCGACTCCACGATGTGCCGACCGCGGTGGCGGTGGATCAGCCACCCGGACGGCTGTCGGCCGACGGGCGCGGGGCGGGATCGGCGCGCCTGCCCGGCAAGACGGTGAACGCGACCACCGCGCCCACCGCCACCACGGCGACACCGAGCAGCTCGGTCGGTTCGTAGTCGAACCCGGCTCCGAGCATGGTCATGTAGACCGCGATCGCGATCGCACCGCCCACGTGGCTCATCGACTCGAACAGCGCCGAGACACCGTGCCCAGGCCCTTCGGGCGCGTCTCCGCTGCAACTGCGGGTGAGCCGGACTGTCACCTCACGCACACCCCGATATGTCGTAGTCGTACCGTCGAGCTTCTCTCCGGAACTCCGGTCCGGAGAAGAACTCGGCCGGCTCCGGGGTCATCCAGTCCTTGCGTGCCGCGGCGACCCGGTCCTCGTACTCCCGCATCCGGGCGAACGAACCGGCCACGATCGCCAACGCCCGATCACTGCGCACGCTGCCACCAGCCGTCACCGATCAAGCAGCGATCACCCGACTCGACTTCCGCCGACGACCGCGACTGGGCGGACTCCTCAACGACCCGCCTGGCCTGCACGGACGACATTTTTCGCAAGCACAGGGCTCGCAGTGGAGAAACCCTGTCCTGACACGGTTCGTCAGTGCTCGACCGCCGAGTGAACACGCGGCTTCGGCTTCCGCTACCTCCGGCGTAGTCGGAGAAGCGCAACGACCACCGTGAAGGCAGCCGCTGCCACCCGCAACCGCAGCACCTCACGCTCCGCAGGCGACAACCGATGCGCACCCTCGACCTCAATCATGAGCGATCAACCTACCGGAAGACGATCACTTTCGACTCAATACTCGGGGAAATTCGATGCCCAGGTTGGAAGAGTTGAATCGCCTTGTGTGCAAGGTATCCGAAAAGATTGTGTACGCGAACTGCGAATCAGTCCACACGGAAATCCGGACACGCACGACAAAGATCCACGGAACTGCAACTTGGGAGTTTCCAGGACTTGCCTGCCGAAATTGACGCCGACCTATGGCAGGACAAGCGGGCAGATCGCACGAGATTGAGCGTGTCAATAGGACCGATGTCGTAACTCGATCCAACTTTTCGAGGCGTCCGCGAGCCTTGTGAACCCTTCCACACCTTCAGGTCAATGTGTCCGCAGTCACTTCTGGACCTACCCGGCAGGTAGCGTGAGTGATTCCAACTGTTTCACGCCTACACGCCGTGCTGCTGCTCCTGGTCCACCGGTATGGCGGTGGCGGACGATTCATGGGCGCTGCGAGTATCGAACGCGGCCGGTGGCGATCCGCTGGCTCAGGGCACGGGGAACCGGCGGGGGCAGATCGAACGATCGCGGTTCGACGGGGTCATCCGCATTTAGTGAGGTCACGGCCAGTTTGCCGTTGTCGACATCGACAGCGGTTTCTCGGGTTGCCCTTATCGAATTCATTATGCTGGACAGAGGGGTTTTGAGTGTCTCGTTCGATGAAGCTTCGTCGTGGCGTGATAATCGCGCTCGCCCTGTTCGGAAGCCTGGCCACGATGGTGACAGGGGCCTCAGCCCAGGAGGCGCCATCGTCGCGCACGCCCGTAGGCGCGGCGCACTCCGAGGGCTCGCTCACCGATCCGTCCATCAAGGACGCGGCCAGAGCACCCGAGGTGTTGCAGAGCCGGGTACGAACCGACGAAGAGAACTGTGCGACCGCAGCGGATGGCGTACACAGAGCCTGCCTGGACGTAACGGTTCCCGACAAGGCCGACCTCACGACGCCCCCGACGGAGATGTCGTCCCAGGCGATCGTGGCCTTCCCGGAGTACTGCTCCCAGAACCCGTACACGGGAATCTGGGCGACCAGGATCGGTGCGTGCGAGGTGACGCGGTTGAGGTACTACACCGAGCGGATCGTCGACGGTGTGCCAACGCCGACCGGTGAGGCGTTGATGAACGTCTACCCCTACGCCTACGCCTCGACCTCGCTGCCCACCTGGGGCCACCAGATCCAAGTCTCGGCGTACCAGGGTTGGGGTGACGCGCTCAACGCCACGGTGCAGGGTGACGCGACAGGCTCGGGGAGCTGCGTCCGACGCAGCTCGTCGTTCCCGCCCAGGCGCTACTCCCGCTCAACACCTTCAAAAACGGCGAGTCCGCCTTCGACACGACCGCGACCGCCGCCGGCGCCGTGGGCAGTTGCGTCACCTCGTGGAACCTGACCTTCCTCAATGGGGCCTACACGCCGGCGGGCATCAGCTACGAGATGACCCCGATCCGGTGCGACAACGCCACGGCGGGCACGACGTCGACCGGGTGCGTGGTGCCGTGGTACGCGGCCGCGGCCACCTACACCCGCAGCTCCTACCCGTCACTGGCCTCGCACGTCGAACGGGCGCAAGCCTCGGGCCTCCCCGGTGCCACCTTCGCCGCGCCGCTGACGCGCACGACCAACCAGGCGGTGCAGGACACCAACCGTAACCTGGCCTGCGGCGACGCCCCGAGCATCTCGGGGCTCAGCTGCGACGAGTACCCGCCCGCCGTCAGCTACCAGGGGCTCAGCGCGGGCGGCACCCGACGCACCTTCACCGGCTGCAACTTCGGCCTGCCCAGCGGGACCGGCCCCACCGGTGTGAGCGTCTGCATGATTACCGCAACCGAGAACAACGCTCAAGGCGGCATCCACACCCAGTTCTTCCGCTCCTGGCGGGTCCTCGACGGCGACCCGTTCCGCGTGCTCATCGGATGACGGCCTACACCGACAGCCTTCGCAGACGAACCTGAGCACACCCCACCGCGCGGGCTTGACCCGGATCGGTATGGTCGATCACCGGTCCGGGTCAAGCCCGCGCCGCCGCGGCGAGGCCGCCCCAGGCGACACCCGGCACGGACAACATCCCACCACCCGGCAGCGAAAGCGGGGCAGCCATGACCGAGCACTGGTACCCCCTGCACGTAATCGACCACGGGTTCGCCGTGCT
Coding sequences:
- a CDS encoding dioxygenase translates to MSTDHDEQARRERALTDRVLASFSGTEDDRLRELMCSLTEHLHAFIREVRLTQDEWAKAIGFLTAVGHITDDRRQEFILLSDVLGASMQTVTVNNEAVAGETEATVFGPFFVDDAPEVERGGDISGGARGQPCWVEGRVTDVAGRPVPGARIEVWEADDDGFYDVQYADGRVAARGHLHTDEHGGYRFWALTPTPYPIPHDGPVGGLLRATGRSPMRAAHLHFMVSAAGMRTLVTHIFVRGDDLLEQDAVFGVRDSLVEDFVEQPAGTPTPDGRDLGDRTWARARFDIVLAPGTP
- a CDS encoding NucA/NucB deoxyribonuclease domain-containing protein — protein: MGSCVTSWNLTFLNGAYTPAGISYEMTPIRCDNATAGTTSTGCVVPWYAAAATYTRSSYPSLASHVERAQASGLPGATFAAPLTRTTNQAVQDTNRNLACGDAPSISGLSCDEYPPAVSYQGLSAGGTRRTFTGCNFGLPSGTGPTGVSVCMITATENNAQGGIHTQFFRSWRVLDGDPFRVLIG
- a CDS encoding MFS transporter produces the protein MRKCDVLVGSSWAGASSPTCSTRWRSSCCPWRCRRSGRDLGLSVTRGGLLATATLLGIGVSSVTGGYVADNFGRKKALIASLVVFGAFTALLAVVPSFPVFLLLRFLAGIGLSAVWSVVSAYVVETWPSGSRGRAAAFVISAFPAGGALAATVSGWFLPDWRLMFLVAGAAAVLPVLVVAFFFHESVGWTAQRSEHPVGAVSVRHVLDGPLRRTTFLGTLMAALALTGYWGATTWLPTYLTTTRGLPAEAVALFITILNLGMFLGYNGFGLLADKFGRRRTIVLTLVGVALTMPVYALTTHQAALLWLGPLFGAFTAFFGLFGSYLGELFPTRARATGAGFCFNVGRGASAFAPFALAGLAGVVGFSGGLVVCAGFFALAAVVALLLPRAGEPGTTGSSPMVVSHLRS
- a CDS encoding maleylacetate reductase; the encoded protein is MLEFAHDTLAQRVLFASGRAAENLRSEVARFGSPTVMVIADKPETAAALCRGFEPALVHTDVAPHVPVEKAEEARAAARNHGVDLLVCIGGGSTTGLAKAVALTSGLPVIAVPTTYAGSEATPVWGLTEAARKTTGVDARVLPAAVVYDATLLATLPVESSVASGLNAVAHGVDAMWAPRTDPINQALAVEGVRALAAGLPVVKADPGDLAGHEQCLYGAYLSAVAFASAGSGLHHKVCHVLGGAYDLPHARTHAVVLPHVLAYNAPAAPEAARRIASALGATDPVRGLAALRRTLDAPVALRDHGMRESDLDEAVDLVLPVVPESNPRPVTRESLAALLRNAWTGADPAEEPRP
- a CDS encoding helix-turn-helix domain-containing protein yields the protein MSATASTDDAGRQPASEPGGVEPADGAAQDRNARVGLRLRAAREAAKMSLREMARRVGLSPSFVSQVELGRAAPSVGTLYAMVRELGLSLDSLMAGDAGSRHAGVVPAPGAEGPSQVVALPEVGALPGLQRAGERPDLYLNGVRWERLTPEDDPDVEFLRVTYPPGTESCPVDNLMNHGGKEYVHVLAGRLEVQVAFARQVLFPGDSLNFDSSIPHRLSNPFDETCVAIWFVVGRQGRPRHMSSID
- a CDS encoding NAD(P)-dependent oxidoreductase; the protein is MLIGFAGLGRMGRPMAANLTRAGHTVLAYDPYADGAPEGVTLLGSATGLVDAPLTISMLPDGATTRHLVVNGLAAAAQGHLHVVMGTVAPELVRELAGTAPVDVVDAPVSGSVSMAGTAAITTMVGGTAEQFERVRPVLRAMTSAQFHAGPVGSGSVAKLAVNAVLATLNQGVAEGLLVAEAGGLDPKVFYDVLRTSAAGAPYVGYKETAYLSPETAGVAAPVSLIRKDLGLALDLVRAKRLDLPGVRAARTVLDDATAAGLGEADMARVLTVLRLRNGR
- a CDS encoding zinc-dependent alcohol dehydrogenase, yielding MPRTMRAALYHGARDIRVEEVPVPTTGPGEVLIRVLRSGVRGTDAAEWTSGPKTFPAARRHPVSGHLGPLIPGHEFVGEVVEADPTSDLAVGDLVASGAGIWCGRCRRCREGRTNQCAAYRTLGLNVHGGMAEFVAAPSRTLRRVPAGLSADHAALAQPLAVGVHAARRSGARDGDTVVVIGAGAIGSFVLAALKHLGTGEVLVVDHPGRRLDRASRLGADHVLPPSETLDADVVDALGGAPDVVVEASGAPGQLAAALRTVTDGGRVLAVGVPERQPALDVRSMVYREITLDTTLAHICDTDLPVALEILARGQLGAELAETPVGLDRLGESLDRLAAGHVEGKVLVDPGLAQGSSTHRLSRDPAPRPRNPRRKPC
- a CDS encoding nuclear transport factor 2 family protein; the protein is MTQHVPADVAAAKARILELEARRYRAVVDAEFDAFRELCHPDLVYTHSDGSRDSIGSYLDKCASGHYVYHQVDHPVDDVLVTGDTAVVVGRMNASITAGGKRKRLVNNSIAVWVRENGTWLLLAYQPTPRPDAA